In one window of Pseudomonas sp. IAC-BECa141 DNA:
- a CDS encoding GNAT family N-acetyltransferase produces MTDNLAADGLVVRPSRATDGPFLQSLYQSARPDLQWIDGEQEQVQQIVAQQFQVQEQGMGENHPDAMHYIVEKLGTAIGALSTDFGVNEIRVLYLAFIPQARGKGYGRTVLQGVQKAAQQVRCPVATVVWANNPHARQHYLALGFAVEERNPAAERLVWYPQ; encoded by the coding sequence ATGACGGACAACCTGGCGGCGGACGGATTGGTGGTGCGGCCTTCGCGGGCGACTGACGGGCCGTTTCTGCAAAGCCTGTATCAGTCGGCGCGGCCGGATCTGCAATGGATCGACGGCGAGCAGGAACAGGTACAGCAAATCGTTGCCCAGCAGTTTCAGGTGCAGGAGCAGGGCATGGGTGAAAACCATCCCGACGCCATGCACTACATCGTAGAAAAACTCGGCACCGCCATCGGTGCACTCAGCACCGATTTCGGCGTCAATGAAATTCGCGTGTTGTACCTCGCCTTCATTCCCCAGGCCCGGGGCAAGGGTTACGGACGAACCGTGCTGCAAGGCGTGCAAAAAGCCGCGCAGCAAGTGCGCTGCCCGGTGGCGACGGTGGTCTGGGCCAACAACCCCCATGCGCGCCAGCATTACCTGGCGCTGGGGTTTGCCGTGGAAGAGCGCAATCCGGCGGCAGAGCGGTTGGTGTGGTACCCGCAGTGA
- a CDS encoding glycosyltransferase family 39 protein, translated as MEFLRETPLGDTQDPFAAPNAGVRRLLRWARQHWLIPILLLATVVRFYDLTAAAIWGDEGSSLLLARYSLDGIWTHAAFDVHPPLYFMLLHGWIGMFGDGILAIRSFSALAGIATVGLGVSLVDRLATRRAAIIAGVLLALLPTAVRYSQEVRMYALLGLLLVGATLVLVKWIRRPQRHRYLLIYALLMTAALYTHYFAVLAALSHWLYLGLIRLLPGFRLKHLQRKDWWLANLAIVLLYLPWLPNLLELLQHMDALKAGGDVGWEDPVTLSSLPSMIWLWLIQDEGEQLPLLLFGGVPLALLVLAAVAVARDRSVSHGSVLLALYTGVPMLLVFAVSFVTPVFVERYLTAYALGLPMLAALAIDRLYTSVLAVAVLLSLVGVEMIGVNANATVDRNDQFDVMVDYVNRHFASGDRIVTSDMLWYLSYVYYNRTDAQVRLFTPPTAEGRSTRPNHYGFGTLVSDGVYLDRLSELPQGSARVWLIGDLDAEVPDPFLPLPATWQLRDQVQAGGAKARLFSLPLPNGPEEN; from the coding sequence ATGGAGTTCCTTCGCGAGACGCCGCTGGGGGATACCCAGGATCCGTTCGCCGCACCAAATGCCGGTGTCCGGCGTCTGTTGCGCTGGGCACGCCAGCACTGGTTGATACCGATCCTGCTGCTGGCAACCGTGGTGCGTTTTTATGACCTGACGGCTGCCGCGATCTGGGGCGATGAAGGTTCGAGCCTGCTGCTGGCGCGCTATTCGCTGGACGGGATCTGGACGCACGCCGCGTTCGACGTGCATCCGCCGCTGTACTTCATGCTGTTGCACGGCTGGATCGGGATGTTCGGCGACGGCATCCTGGCCATTCGCAGTTTCAGTGCACTGGCCGGCATCGCCACGGTCGGGCTCGGTGTGAGCCTGGTCGACCGGCTGGCTACCCGCCGCGCCGCGATCATCGCCGGGGTATTGCTGGCGCTGCTGCCGACGGCGGTGCGCTACAGCCAGGAAGTGCGCATGTACGCGTTGCTTGGCTTGCTGCTGGTCGGCGCGACGCTGGTGCTGGTCAAATGGATCCGGCGCCCGCAGCGTCACCGCTATCTGCTGATCTACGCGCTGTTGATGACCGCTGCGCTGTATACCCATTATTTCGCCGTGCTCGCGGCGCTGAGCCATTGGCTGTATCTGGGGCTGATCCGGCTGTTGCCGGGTTTTCGCCTGAAGCATCTCCAGCGCAAGGACTGGTGGCTGGCCAATCTGGCCATCGTCTTGCTCTATCTGCCGTGGCTGCCGAACCTGCTTGAACTGCTGCAACACATGGACGCCCTCAAGGCTGGCGGCGATGTGGGCTGGGAAGATCCGGTGACCCTGTCTTCGCTGCCGTCGATGATCTGGCTCTGGCTGATCCAGGATGAGGGCGAGCAGCTTCCGTTGTTGCTGTTCGGCGGTGTGCCGCTGGCCTTGCTGGTGCTGGCGGCTGTCGCCGTCGCCCGGGATCGCAGCGTGAGCCATGGCAGCGTCCTGCTGGCGCTCTACACCGGCGTGCCGATGTTGCTGGTGTTCGCCGTGTCTTTCGTCACGCCGGTGTTCGTCGAGCGTTATCTGACCGCCTACGCGCTGGGGCTGCCGATGCTGGCAGCGCTGGCCATCGACCGCCTCTACACCAGCGTGCTGGCGGTCGCGGTGCTGCTGTCGCTGGTCGGGGTCGAGATGATCGGGGTGAACGCCAACGCCACGGTCGACCGCAACGACCAGTTCGACGTCATGGTCGATTACGTCAATCGCCACTTCGCCAGCGGCGACCGGATCGTCACTAGCGACATGCTCTGGTACCTCAGTTACGTCTATTACAACCGCACTGACGCTCAAGTCCGGCTGTTTACGCCGCCCACCGCCGAGGGCCGCTCCACGCGTCCGAACCACTACGGTTTCGGCACGCTGGTATCCGATGGCGTTTACCTGGATCGACTGAGCGAATTGCCACAGGGCAGTGCCCGGGTCTGGTTGATCGGTGACCTGGATGCGGAGGTGCCGGATCCATTCCTGCCCTTGCCTGCGACCTGGCAGTTGCGGGATCAGGTCCAGGCGGGTGGCGCGAAAGCGCGACTTTTTTCGTTACCTCTGCCCAATGGACCGGAAGAAAACTGA
- a CDS encoding sulfotransferase family protein has translation MKGLQQFHFISGLPRSGSTLLSAILLQNPRFHAGMTSPVGALFSGVLEQCSAGSEFGAVIDTDMRRRLLRGLFDSYYADKADKPVVFDTNRQWSSRLPAINDLFPKAKVIACVRNVAWVMDSLERLYRANPFENTKLFGDAVERNTVYSRCETLAQRNRLVGFAWAALKEAYYGEHADSLLIVDYDLLTQAPERVLRLVYDFIGEPWFEHDFEHLAYDAPEFDQALGVAGLHKVKPKVALQSRRTILPPDLFKQYADLSFWLDGSASAANVIRMKSDAAIS, from the coding sequence GTGAAGGGATTGCAGCAGTTCCACTTTATCTCCGGCTTGCCGCGCTCAGGTTCGACCCTCCTTTCTGCGATCCTTCTGCAGAATCCGCGCTTCCATGCCGGCATGACCAGCCCGGTCGGCGCACTGTTTTCCGGTGTCCTTGAACAATGCAGCGCCGGCAGCGAATTCGGCGCGGTGATCGACACCGACATGCGCCGCCGCCTGTTGCGCGGCCTGTTCGATTCCTATTACGCCGACAAGGCCGACAAACCGGTGGTCTTCGACACCAACCGCCAGTGGAGCTCGCGCCTGCCGGCGATCAATGATCTGTTTCCCAAAGCCAAGGTCATCGCCTGTGTGCGCAACGTCGCCTGGGTGATGGACAGCCTGGAGCGGCTGTACCGCGCCAATCCTTTCGAAAACACCAAGCTGTTCGGCGATGCGGTCGAGCGCAACACCGTCTACAGCCGCTGCGAAACCCTGGCTCAGCGCAACCGTCTGGTGGGTTTTGCCTGGGCTGCGCTCAAGGAAGCCTATTACGGCGAGCACGCCGATTCGCTGCTGATCGTCGATTACGACCTGCTGACCCAGGCCCCGGAGCGCGTACTGCGGTTGGTCTACGATTTCATCGGCGAACCCTGGTTCGAGCACGATTTCGAGCATCTGGCCTATGACGCGCCGGAGTTCGACCAGGCCCTGGGCGTGGCCGGCCTGCACAAGGTCAAACCCAAGGTTGCCTTGCAGTCGCGGCGCACGATTCTGCCGCCGGACCTGTTCAAGCAATACGCCGATCTGTCCTTTTGGCTCGATGGCTCGGCCAGCGCTGCCAATGTGATTCGTATGAAGTCCGACGCCGCGATCAGCTGA
- a CDS encoding phage tail protein has product MEVFMGTIQPFAFNFAPSGWALCNGQILSISQYQALFALLGTYYGGNGTTNFQLPNLQGRVPVAQGNGLGLTPRVIGQVYGTENVTATIANMPNHTHAMTGLTANTALSLAVPASNPATVPTATNSYLGASGGGPGSANIYSDAQGATPVPLKGVTTTVTGDISSTGGSQPLPILNPALVLNFSVALNGLFPSRN; this is encoded by the coding sequence ATGGAAGTCTTTATGGGTACGATTCAACCGTTCGCCTTCAACTTTGCCCCCAGTGGCTGGGCCTTGTGCAACGGGCAAATCCTGAGCATCTCGCAATACCAGGCGCTGTTCGCCTTGCTGGGCACTTACTACGGCGGCAATGGCACGACCAACTTTCAACTGCCCAACCTGCAAGGTCGCGTGCCTGTCGCACAAGGCAATGGCCTGGGTCTGACACCGCGCGTCATCGGTCAGGTGTACGGCACCGAAAACGTCACTGCCACCATCGCCAACATGCCCAACCACACTCATGCCATGACCGGCCTCACCGCCAACACGGCCTTGTCGCTGGCCGTACCTGCCAGCAATCCGGCGACCGTGCCGACCGCCACCAACTCGTACCTCGGCGCGTCCGGCGGCGGTCCGGGCTCGGCGAACATTTACTCTGACGCCCAAGGCGCCACGCCGGTGCCACTCAAGGGTGTGACCACCACCGTCACCGGTGACATTTCCTCCACCGGCGGCAGTCAGCCACTGCCGATCCTGAACCCGGCCCTGGTCCTCAACTTCAGCGTTGCCCTCAACGGCCTGTTCCCGTCGCGCAACTGA
- a CDS encoding DUF6916 family protein has product MLQTVQIQHVQPLLGQQRTLHLPDGTALPIQIEHLDEVPAAKTRYSERMPFCLEFNSLVPTEFVDGLCTLELPELGRVEDIFVSRVPAMGRDPQLGYFCISFN; this is encoded by the coding sequence ATGCTGCAAACGGTTCAGATTCAACACGTCCAGCCGTTGCTCGGACAGCAACGCACGCTGCACCTGCCCGATGGCACGGCATTGCCGATTCAGATCGAGCACCTTGATGAGGTTCCGGCGGCAAAAACCCGCTACAGCGAACGGATGCCCTTCTGCCTCGAATTCAACAGCCTGGTGCCGACCGAATTCGTCGACGGTTTATGCACGCTGGAACTGCCGGAGCTCGGCCGGGTGGAGGATATTTTCGTGTCGCGGGTGCCGGCGATGGGGCGGGATCCGCAGTTGGGTTATTTCTGCATTTCCTTCAACTGA
- a CDS encoding efflux RND transporter periplasmic adaptor subunit: protein MTLPSLRADLQLSPAAPALDGSPRWTLADPVRGRYFKLGAAAMRLLRHWSLGDPEQVLRAANREPGLPLDASELAQLLEFLRGHDLISALDEQQRASYRLKALVQRQSLWKILLHQYLFFRIPLWRPDAFLNRAWPWLERFGPKMLRYGLPATLALGVFLVSRDWQRFVGTFPHLFSLGGAIAFGVALFFAKLCHEFGHAFMAKRAGCRVQSMGVAFMVLLPMFYTDVSDAWRVNDRRARLLIGAGGVLAELLLASLALLVWSFLPDGPGRTAAFMLASATWITTLVVNLNPFMRFDGYFLLSDLWEVDNLQGRAFALCRWRLREFLFGYGAPAPEPWSPTMQRRLLIWGYGSWLWRAALFFGIALAVYHLFFKVLGIFLMLVELVWFIFLPIMSEWRQWWSRREQAHGPRVLLSSLAVLGLLLVLIVPWRSSVELPTMLEGGRASALHAPTAARVKAVKVADGQTVAQGDVLIELESPDLDSRQAIVRREIRIQQLLMRRQAGRSETAADAGIVEQRLAEAVAEYRGLTAQRERLLLRAPHAGTVRDLLPNLTPGRWLSSKDALARVVEDGTRLRGYLAEAELWRVKPGATGRFIADDPMHAAIAVQLNEIDTNGVAYVDQEALTSDHHGPIAVRRDQQQRAEPVQAQYGVRLTTLDQAPTPVQPLRGVVVLQGSGESVLGVAWRRMAALGVRESGF, encoded by the coding sequence ATGACTCTGCCGAGCCTGCGTGCCGACCTGCAATTGTCGCCCGCGGCGCCGGCACTGGACGGTTCGCCGCGCTGGACCCTGGCCGACCCTGTGCGCGGGCGCTACTTCAAACTTGGTGCGGCGGCGATGCGCCTGTTGCGCCACTGGTCGCTGGGCGATCCCGAACAAGTGCTGCGCGCCGCCAACCGTGAACCTGGGCTGCCTCTCGACGCCAGCGAGCTGGCGCAACTGCTGGAGTTCCTGCGCGGACATGACCTGATCAGCGCACTCGACGAACAGCAGCGCGCCAGCTATCGGCTCAAGGCCCTCGTGCAACGCCAGAGCCTGTGGAAAATCCTGCTGCATCAATATCTGTTCTTCCGCATTCCACTGTGGCGCCCGGACGCTTTTCTCAACCGTGCCTGGCCGTGGCTGGAGCGCTTCGGTCCGAAGATGTTGCGTTATGGTCTGCCGGCGACGCTGGCGCTCGGGGTGTTTCTGGTGTCGCGGGACTGGCAGCGGTTCGTCGGCACTTTTCCGCACCTGTTCAGCCTCGGTGGCGCGATCGCGTTCGGCGTCGCGCTGTTTTTCGCCAAGCTGTGTCACGAGTTCGGTCATGCGTTCATGGCCAAGCGCGCCGGGTGTCGGGTGCAGAGCATGGGCGTGGCATTCATGGTCCTGCTGCCGATGTTCTACACCGATGTCAGCGATGCCTGGCGGGTCAATGACCGACGCGCGCGACTGCTGATCGGTGCCGGTGGCGTGCTGGCGGAATTGCTGCTGGCGAGCCTTGCGCTGCTGGTCTGGTCGTTCCTGCCGGACGGGCCCGGTCGCACGGCGGCGTTCATGCTCGCCAGCGCGACGTGGATCACCACGCTGGTGGTCAATCTCAACCCGTTCATGCGCTTCGATGGTTACTTTTTGCTCAGCGACTTGTGGGAAGTCGACAACCTCCAGGGCCGGGCCTTTGCCCTGTGTCGCTGGCGGCTGCGGGAATTTCTGTTCGGCTATGGCGCACCGGCGCCGGAGCCTTGGTCGCCGACGATGCAGCGGCGTTTGCTGATCTGGGGGTATGGCTCGTGGTTATGGCGTGCGGCGTTGTTTTTCGGGATCGCGCTGGCGGTCTATCACCTGTTCTTCAAGGTGTTGGGGATCTTCCTGATGCTGGTGGAACTGGTGTGGTTCATCTTTCTGCCGATCATGAGTGAGTGGCGCCAGTGGTGGAGCCGCCGCGAACAGGCTCACGGCCCCCGCGTGCTGCTCAGCAGCCTGGCGGTACTCGGTTTGTTGCTGGTGCTGATCGTGCCGTGGCGCAGCTCGGTCGAGTTGCCGACGATGCTCGAGGGCGGTCGCGCCAGTGCCTTGCACGCGCCGACAGCGGCGCGGGTCAAAGCCGTGAAGGTCGCGGATGGTCAGACCGTTGCTCAGGGCGACGTGCTGATCGAACTGGAATCGCCGGACCTCGATTCGCGGCAGGCCATCGTCCGCCGGGAAATCCGCATCCAGCAATTGCTGATGCGTCGGCAGGCCGGCCGCAGTGAAACCGCTGCCGATGCCGGCATCGTCGAGCAGCGTCTCGCCGAAGCGGTGGCGGAATATCGCGGCCTGACCGCCCAACGCGAACGTCTGCTGTTACGCGCGCCCCATGCCGGCACCGTGCGTGACCTGCTGCCGAACCTGACGCCGGGCCGCTGGCTGTCGAGCAAGGATGCGCTGGCGCGGGTGGTCGAGGACGGCACGCGACTGCGCGGTTATCTGGCCGAAGCCGAACTGTGGCGAGTCAAGCCCGGGGCTACCGGGCGGTTTATCGCCGACGACCCGATGCATGCCGCCATCGCGGTGCAACTCAATGAAATCGACACCAACGGTGTGGCTTATGTCGATCAGGAGGCGCTGACCTCCGATCACCACGGACCGATTGCCGTGCGCCGCGATCAGCAGCAACGGGCGGAACCGGTGCAGGCGCAATACGGCGTGCGTTTGACTACGCTGGATCAGGCACCGACCCCGGTGCAGCCGCTGCGCGGCGTGGTGGTGTTGCAGGGCAGCGGCGAATCGGTGCTCGGTGTGGCCTGGCGCCGAATGGCGGCGTTGGGGGTCAGGGAAAGCGGTTTCTAG